The Pseudodesulfovibrio cashew genomic sequence GTCGGACAACCCTTGTCGAATTTGACTATCCATCCCAGAAACTGGGCTTCCTCTCCTGCCTTTTCATGAACGGTCTGGGCCTTTGTGTAGGTCGTTTTTTCACCGTTTTTCAAAGTGCGTTCAGGGAGTTGCCTGAGGCTCGGGAAAGCGTTGACGTAGAACTGGACGGTCAAATCCCGTCCTGATGCGTTGATCATCTCCACGTGGACGGACTCGCCGTCGGCGAAAGCGGGAAGGGAGCATGCAAGAATGCCTGCAAGGATCAGGAGTGGCATTAATCTGTACATGAGGCCTCGCGGGGTTGTGGGTTGTCACAAGGAGCGTCGCCGACTTCATGTCCGGTACAGAAGGGCGGGAGCGACTACATGAGGACATATTCAAGCGAATCTGGTATAGCATGACTGTTTTATTCTGTACACTTGGAGGTGTGCCGTGCGGATAGTCCTGACCTATATCCATCACAATTGTTTTGTCATGAAGACGCCAGGTCGCTGTTATCTCTTTGATTATCCGAACGATTCACACCTCCCTCCCGAGGCCGGAGAACTGGTGGCGCGGGCCGTGGCCGGCACTGATCTGACCATATTCATCTCCCATGGTCACGAGGATCACCTCAATAGCGACATCGTATCCGTTGCTCGGGAGGCCTCCTGCGTCCGTTATGTGCTGTCGGACGACATGGAGGAAATGCGGCCGGAGGTCATCCCGCCGGGCCGGGAGGTGCTGATCGTGGAGCCCGACGAGACCTATCGTTTTGGCGGCCTCGAGATCCGGACGCTGCTTTCCAACGACCTCGGTGTGGCTTTCCTCGTTTCCGACGGGAAGCTCCGTTTCTATTACGGCGGAGACTTGGCCAAGTGGATATGGAAAGCGGCGTCGGAACAGGAGCGGAAGTTCACGAGCGAGTTTTTTCGTCGGGCCATGGAGAGGGTGGCCTCCTTCTCGCCCCACGTGGCTTTTTCCAACGTGGACAGGCGGCTGGAGAATCTTGCCGGTGGGCTGGAGGCATACAGCACGGCGGGGGCGAGGGTCTTTGTGCCCATGCACACCTTCGGGGACACTGCCTGGTTGGCCGGTTTCAAGGATCTTCCCGGAGCCGACGGGGGAGACGTGTTTGTTTACCGCCACCCCGGCGACAGTGCCGAGTTCATTATTTGAGTTTACAGGCTATGGGGGAAGTTGTTATTTAAACCGTCTTGAATAACTGACAAATCATCGAGTTAAAACCATGCGTAAATTTCAGCTGTACCTCTTGGCCATCCTGCTGCTCGGACTCTTTCTCGCCGTGCCCCGGAGCGCTGTGGCCGCGACCAAGGCCAAGGAAGCGGTCTCTATCCCGGCGGACGCCACACCGAGCCAGGTGCGGGATATCATGGCCGGTCTGACGGACGAGCAGGTTCGCAGCCTGCTGCTTGAGGAGTTGAAAAAAGAGGCGGCTCCGGTCGAGAAGAAACCCGAGGTCCGAGGATTGGCTCTGCTCATCCATCAGCTTCGAAATGATGCAGGTCTCGTGCGCGAACGGTTCGCCTATCTCTTTTCCGGTGCGGCCATGGCTCCGCGCGAGCTGCCAAAGGCCTTGAAAAGGCTGGTCGGCGGCGACGCGCAGATGCCCGTTGGACAATTGCTGCTGGCCATCGCCGTACTTACCTTGCTCTGGGTCGTCGGGACGATCCTGTTCAAGCGCAAGACCGTCACGGCCCGCAAGGCGCTGTCGCGGCTCCCGGAAGGCGCTATGTGGTACAACAAGATGGGGCGGCTGTTCCTGCGCGCCGTGCTGGACCTTTTCGGCGTGGTGGCTGTAGGCGTGGTGGTCCTCGCCTGTTATCTGGCGGCCTTTCACGGCAATGCGGCCAAGCCGGTGATCATAGCCTGGCTCGTGGCCATGTTGTTTCTCGCCCTGGTCAAGATCGCGGCCCGCTTCCTGCTGGCGCCGCACGCTCCGTCACTTCGCTACCTTCCCCTCTCCGATGAGGCCGCGCGCTATCTTTTCAAATGGACGGTAAGGCTGGCCCGGATCATGGCTACGGGCATGTTCGTCAACGCATTGCTGCGCTTCCAGGGCAGCGGAGAAGCCGTAAACCTGCTGGTCAACATCCTGTTCGGTTTTGCGGTGGCCTTCGTCATCACCCTGCTGGTGCTCTGGAACAAGAAGCCGGTAGCCGACGCCATCCGCGCCCATAGCGAGCCTGACGGTCTGCTCTCCCAGTTCGCGGACTCCTGGCACGTGGCGGCCATCGTCTACGTGCTCGGTTTCTGGGCTCTGTGGGGTCTCGCGTTGCTGCTCTTCGGCAGCGAGGTCCGTTCCATAGGCATTCTGACCCTGCTTACGGTGCCCGCTTTTCTGCTGGCCGACTGGGCCACCCAGCGGCTGGTGGCATTCGCCGTCGAGCTGGCCGGTCCCGAAGAGGAGGGCGGTGAGGAGGCAGGGGATTCCGGCAGGCGAAAGGGGCTGCACCGTTTTCAGCGGTTCCTGCGCCAGGGCTTCCGCATCCTGGTGGCTGCGGCCACGCTCTTTCTGCTCCTGCGCATCTGGGGCATCGATATCCAGATCGGTCGGGAGGCGGTGCGGGCGGCCATGTCCATCCTGCTGACCCTGGTCCTGGCCTACATTTTCTGGGTGTTCATCAACGGCTTCATCGAACGCAAGATCAAAGCCAAGCAGCCGGGAGAGGAGCACGGCGAAGCCGGAGAGGGCGGGGGCGGCCCGGGAGGCGACCGGTTCTCGACCCTGCTGCAACTGGTCAAGAAGTTCATCTTCGCGGCCGTGTCCGTGGTTACCGTGCTGGTCATCCTTTCCTCCCTTGGCGTGGACATCGGGCCGCTGATCGCCGGCGCGTCCGTCTTCGGCATCGCCATCGGCTTCGGTGCCCAGACCCTGGTCAAGGACATCATCTCCGGCATCTTCTTCCTTATGGATGACGCCTTCCGGGTGGGCGATTACATCATCGTGGGCAAGGCGCGGGGCACGGTTGAGGCTATTTCGGTCCGCTCCTTCAAGCTCAGGCACCACCTGGGCCCGCTGTTCACCATCCCGTTCGGCTCGGTCAAGGAAATCCAGAACATGACGCGCGACTGGGCGATCATGAAGCTGCAGTACCTGGTGCCCTTCGATACCGACATCCAGCAGGTCAAGAAGATCATCAAGAAGATCAACAAGGAAATCCGCGCCGTCCCCGAACTCAACGAGTTCATGCTCGACGACATCAAGAGCCAGGGCGTCAAGGCCATGGAGGAGTACGGCATGCGCATGCGGGTCAAGTTCATGACCAAGCCCGGCGGCCAGTTCACCCTGCGCAAGCTGGTCCTGGCAAAGATGCGCAAGGAGTTCGCCGAAGCGGGTATCGAGTTCGCCAAGCCGCGCGTTTCCGTGACCCTGCCGAGCGAGCCGCGTCTTTTGCCGGAGGAGGAGAGCCTTGTGGCAGCCGCGGCCGCCAAGACCGTGGAGCAGGACGACAAGAAGGGCAAGAAATAGCAAGGCGGTCGCCGGGCCGGAGGGGGAGCCTCTCCGGCATGGCTGCCACGAATCCCCTTGTTCCGCCCGCCGGTTTCGGGTTACCGTTGACCGGCAACTCAAACGAGACCTGAACCAGGAGCCTTTTCTTGATAGACAAGGAACATCTGCACGCGTTTTTCTATCCCGAGACCGTGGCTGTGATCGGCGCGTCCGCCACGCCCGGCAAAGTCGGGCACACTATCGTCGCCAACATGATCGGGGCCGGGTACAAAGGCAAACTCTATCCGGTTAACCCCAAGGCGAGCGAAATTGAAGGGCTCCCCGTGGTCAACGACATCGCGGGCCTGCCTCCCGGACTCGACCTCGGTGTTATCTCGGTGCCCCGTCAGTTCGTGCTGCCGTCAATGGAGGCCCTGGCCGAGCGCGGCACCAAGGCGGCCATCATCATCACCGCCGGGTTCAAGGAGGTGGGACGCGAGGGGTATGAGCTGGAGCGGGAGATCATCGAGTTGTGCGAGCGGACCGGCATGGCGCTCCTCGGCCCCAACTGCCTGGGCATGATCAACACGGCGGTCGGCGTCAATGCCTCGTTCGCCACGGGTCAGCCCAAGCCGGGTTCCATCGCGTTCTTTTCCCAGTCCGGAGCCCTGTGCGTGGCCATCCTGGATTGGGCCCTGGGCGAGAACATCGGGTTCTCCAAGTTCGTCAGCCTGGGTAACAAGGCGGTCCTGGACGAGGCGGACATGCTCGACTACCTCAACCGCGACCGCGACACTTCGGTCATCCTCGGCTATGTCGAGAACGTGGAGCACGGAGACGCCTTTCTGGAGGCGGCGCGCAGGACCTGCCTGAACAAGCCGGTGATCATGATCAAGTCCGGCACCACGGCGGCGGGTGCCAAGGCCGCTTCATCGCACACCGGGGCCATCGCCGGGTCCGACCAGACCTACACCGCCGCCTTCCACCAGTCCGGCGTCATCCGGGTGGGTGACGTGGCCACGCTCTTCAATCTGGCCCAGGCCTTTTCCAGCCAGCCGCTTCCCAAGGGACCCAATCTGGCAGTGGTCACCAACTCCGGCGGGCCGGGCATCCTCACGGCGGACACGGCGGACCGCTCCAGCCTGACCATGGCCGCGCTCTCCCAGCGGACCATCCAGCGGCTCCAGGATTTTCTCCCCAGCTACGCCGCCTTCTACAACCCGGTGGACATCATCGGCGACGCAGACGCCACTCGCTATCGCAAGGCCGTCGACGTGGTGGCGGACGATCCCATGGTCCACGCCATCCTGGTCCTGCTCACGCCTACGGCAACAGTGCAGATCGAGGAGACGGCCGAGGCGCTCATCCATACGGCCCGGCGCAGCGGCAAGCCCGTGTTCGCCTGTTTCATGGGCAAGACCCGTGTGGCCAAGGCAAGAGACATGCTCATGGAGGCCGGGATTCCCTGCTACGCATTTCCTGAGGCGGCGGTGCGCTCCATCGAGGCCATGTACAAGTATTACATCTGGAAGCATCGCCCGGAGTCCGAGTATGCGCCTGTGGAGCGCGACTTGGAACAGGCCGCCAAGGTTATCCGGGAGCACGAGCGGCGCAGCCAGCCCGAGATCGTCGAGTTCGAGGCCCAGCAGGTGCTTCGGGCCTACCATCTGCCCACGCCCGCAACCACGCTGGCCCGCTCCTCGGACGAGGCCGTGGCCGCCGCCGAGGAGATCGGCTACCCCGTGGTGCTCAAGATCGCTTCGCCGGACATTTCCCACAAATCCGACGTGGGCGGGGTCAAGGTCAACCTGCAAGACGCGGGCGAGGTCATGGCCGCCTTCAAGGACATCACGGCCCGGGCGCAGCGTATGCGCAGGGAAGCCTACATCGCGGGCTGTCTGGTCCAGGAGATGGCTCCCGCCGGCGTCAAGGAAGTGATCATCGGCTTCAAGCGGGACGACCAGTTCGGCCCCATGCTCATGTTCGGGCTCGGCGGCATCTACGTGGAGATCATGAAGGATATCGCCTTCAAACTGGCTCCGCTCTCGCGCCGGGATGCCTTCGAGATCGTCCGCGAGATCCGGTCCTATATGCTGCTCAAGGGACTCAAGGGCGAACCGCCGGTGAACTTCGCCGCCCTGGAGGATATCATTCTGACCATGTCCCAACTGGCCCTGGACTTTCCGCAGGTCCTGGAGGCCGAGTTCAACCCGGTGCTGGTCAACAATGAGCGGGCCATCGTCGCAGACGTGCGCATGACCCTGCGGCTGAAGGACCAGTAGGGCGGGCTAGCGCTTCCGCAGTTCGGTCACGCTTTCACCGCCAATGCCCCAGTTGTCGGTGTCCACCTCGTCGATGATGACGAAGGTTGTCTTGGGGTTCTTTCCCAGTACCTCCTCCAGAAGCCTGGTCACGCCTTTGATCAGTTCTTTTTTCTGTTGGGCTGTGGCGCCTTCCCTGGTGATGCGGATATTGACGAACGGCATGGCTTTCCTCCTGTTTCGGTTTTGCGGCCCGGAGAAGGACCGTCACGTTTTTTTCTAGCAGACCGATGCCGGGGTGCAAACCCATGCGGCGTACAACCGGTAATCCGAGAAGTACTTTTCCCGGTTTTCCCCTTGCCAAACCGGGCAGGCGATTTATTATTTTCCCCATCATGCGACAGTACACCATCGGCACCGGCACCCTCTTCATTCGCGAAGGAGACATCACGCGCCTGGACATTGACGCCATCGTCAATGCCGCCAATTCCCGCCTTGCGGGGGGAGGAGGCGTGGACGGCGCCATTCACAGCGCCGCCGGATACATGGAATTGCAAGGGGCCTGCCGGGCCATCATCGACGAGATCGGTTCGCTTCCCGCAGGGGAGGCGGTCATTACGCCCGGCTTCAAGCTGCCCGCCAAAAACATCATCCATACCGTCGGCCCCATCTGGCGCGGCGGTGGTCAGGATGAGCCGCGCAAGTTGCGCAACGCCTACCTGAACAGCCTGAAGCTGGCCGCAGAAAACGGTCTGCGAACCATCGCCTTTCCCGCCATATCCTGCGGCGTCTATGGATATCCCGTGGAAGACGCCGCGCACATCGCGCTCTCGGCCCTCAAGGAAGGGCTGGAAGCCGGACTGGTCGGCGAGGCGGGCATGGTTCTGCACGGCCAGCCTGCCTACGAGCTGTGGTGTTCCGTCGCGGACGAAGTCGTGTAACCAAGGAGAAGACACGTGGAACTCAGAGGAACGACCATTGTCGCGGTCAAGGACGAGAACGGCACCGCCGTGGCCGGTGACGGCCAGGTGACCCTCGGCCAGGCCGTGGTCATGAAACACACCGCGCGCAAGGTGCGGCGCATATACAAGGACAAGGTCACGGTGGGTTTCGCCGGGGCAACCGCCGACGCCTTCACCCTGTGTGAGCGGTTCGAAGCCAAGCTGGAGAGCTACGCGGGCAACTTGCTCCGGGCTGCCGTGGAGCTGGCCAAGGATTGGCGTACGGACAAGTACCTGCGCAAGCTGGAGGCGATGCTTCTCGCGGCCGACGGCGAACACGTGCTGGTGATTTCCGGCACGGGTGACGTCATCGAACCCGATGACGGCGTGGCCGCCATCGGCTCAGGCGGTTCCTACGCCCTGGCCGCAGCCCGGGCGCTCAAACGAAACACCGACCTTTCCGCTGGCGCCATCGCCCAAAGAGCCATGGAGATCGCTTCGGAAATCTGCGTTTACACCAACGATAACATCATCTTGGAATCACAGGAAAAAGAATAATCCCACACAACCCCCCCCCGCAGGCGTGTCAATCAAAAGACGCCTGACCGCTCCCCCCTCTCCGCAAAGCGGAGACAAAAAGTTTAGGAGGGGAGAAAGGGATGGGGGGTCTGGGGGGAAGGGGAAGAGGGGAAGCCCTTTACAAAGGGTTCCCCTCTTCCCCTTCCCCCCAGCCGCCGGAGGCTACATATCATGAGCAATTTGACTCCCAGAGAAATCGTATCGGAACTGGACAGGTACATCATCGGCCAGAACGCGGCCAAACGGATGGTGGCAATCGCCATGCGCAACCGCTGGCGTCGCCAGCAGATCGAACCGGAATTGCGGGACGAGATCGCGCCCAAGAATATCATCCTGATGGGCCCCACGGGTGTGGGCAAGACCGAGATCGCCCGCCGCCTGGCAAAGCTGGCCAACTGTCCGTTTTTCAAGGTCGAGGCCACCAAGTTCACCGAGGTGGGCTACGTGGGACGCGACGTGGAATCCATGGTCCGCGACCTCATGGAGATCGGCGTGAGCATGGTCCACAAGGAGGAGGCCGAGAAGGTGCGCATCAAGGCGGAAAAGAACGCCGAGGAGCGCTTGCTTGACCTGCTTCTGCCCCGCACCAAGCCCAAGCAGTCGACCGGTTTCTTCATGTCCTCGCCGTCGGGCGAGATCGAGGAGGCCGAGCCGCCCAAGGACGACACCACTCGCGAGAAGTTTCGCCAGATGTTCCGCCAGGGCCAACTCGACGAGCGCGAGGTGGAGCTGGAGGTCACGGTCCAGTCCGGCGCGCAGGTGGAGATCATGGCCATCCCCGGCATGGAGGAGATGGGCTCCAATCTGCAAAGCGCCTTCTCCAACATGTTCCCCGGCAAGAAGAAGCCCCGCAAGATGAAGATCAAGGATGCCTATCAGGTGCTCATTGACGAAGAGGCGGACAAGCTCATCGACCCGGACGCCGTGAACGAGCTGGCACGCGAGCGTGTGGAGCAGCAGGGCATCCTGTTCGTGGACGAAATGGACAAGATCGCCTCCCGCCAGGAGGGCGCTGGCGGCAACTCCGACGTGTCCCGCGAGGGTGTGCAGCGCGATCTGCTGCCCGTGGTCGAGGGCAGCGTGGTCAATACCAAGTACGGCATGGTCAAAACCGACCACATCCTGTTCATTGCGGCGGGCGCATTCCATTTCGCCAAGCCGTCCGATCTGATTCCGGAGCTCCAGGGCCGTTTCCCCCTGCGCGAGGAGTTGGACTCCCTGCACAAGGAGGAGTTCTACCGCATTCTCACCGAGCCGAAGAACGCCCTGACCGTGCAGTACAAGGCGCTGCTGAAGACCGAGGGAGTGACAGTGGACTTCACCAAGGAGGCGCTGGAGGAGATCGCGGCCAACGCCGAGAAGATCAACGAGGAGACCGAGAACATCGGCGCGCGCAGGCTCTACACCATCATGGAAAAGATCCTGGCCAACCTCTCCTTCGAGGCCCCGGACAAATCCGGCCAGACCGTTGTCATCGACCGCGAATACGTCAAGGAGCAGATCGACGACGTGATCGAGGACCGCGACCTCTCCCGCTATATCCTCTAGACATGGCGAGCAAGATTGAACTCATCGGCGTCCCGCTGGACGAGAATTCCTCGTACCTGCGGGGCGCCGCTGCCGGTCCTGCGGCCATGGTCGAGGCTCTGCATTGCGACTCCGCCAACCTGTGGACCGAGACCGGTTTCGACATGGCTCCGGTGTTGCTGGACAAGGGGAGCCTGACGCTACCGGACGGCGAGGCAGCCATACGGGCAATTGAAGAAGCGGCGACTGAGGCCGGGCGTTCCGGCACGCCGATTTTTCTGGGCGGCGACCACTCCGTAACCTACCCTCTGGTCAAGGGATTGCGACGGGCCGTGGACGATTTCGCCATTCTTCACTTCGACGCGCATCCCGATTGCTACGAGGCCTTTGAGGGCAACCCCTATTCCCACGCCAGTCCGTTCACGCGGATCATGGAGGATGGTTGCTGCACGCGGCTGGTCTCAGTGGGCATCCGCACGGCTTCGGGCGAGCAGCGGGACGTGCGTGAGCGGCTGGGCATCGAATGGCTGGAGATGAAGGACCGGGCTGCCTGGCCTCGTCTGTCCTTTGATACGCCGGTCTATGTTTCCTTCGATCTCGACGTGCTGGACCCGGCTTTCGTCCCGGGCGTGTCGCACCACGAACCGGGCGGGATGAGCGTGCGCGAGGCGCTGGACATCCTGCACGCTCTCGATGCCCCCATCGTGGGGGCCGACGTGGTGGAACTCAACCCGAGCAGGGACGTGAACGGCGTGACCGCCATGGTGGCGGCCAAAATTCTCCGTGAGATCGCCGGAGTCATGTTGCGGAATGGAAGCTAGCGCTTGAGGGATTGCAGGATGCTTTCAACTTTCTTATAGCCCGGCCTGACGTTCTGGATGTGTCCCAGAACCTTGGCGGCGTCACGGTCATAGTGGGCTCTGGCGAAAACCTGGCCCATTATGTAGGCTGCTTCGATATTTTTTTCGTAGAGGGAGGAATCGAGGCGGATGGCCTGTTGGAATTGTTCCGCCGCCCGTCGCAGGTCCTTGCCTTCCACATAGGCCATACCCCGGTTGAAGGGGATTGTGGCGTCTTCAGGGGCGCGGATGGCGGCTTCTCCGTAAGCCTTGACCGCTTCCTGCCAGCATTTGCGGCGTCTCAGGAGCATGCCGAGCCGGTTGTACCATGACCAGTGGGCTTCGACCCGGTAGGCTCTGGCCAGCCTGGTGCACAGGGTCAGCAGTCCCTCTGCGGCCTCCTCTTTCCTGCCAAAAATCTCGTCGGCGTATTTGACGGCCATGGTTACGCACTCCGGCAGGCGTTGTGCGTGGGTCAATCTGATCGACTCCTCAAGGTAGGTCGCCGCCTTCTGGATATCCCCTCGGCCAAGATAGATTTCGCCGATTTCCCGTTTCCGTCCGGGATGGAGCGGGGAGAGATCGTCGATGCGCTCCAGATAGCGAAGAACGCCGTCCTCGTCATCGTCTTCCCGGTAGTATTCAACAATTTTCTTGAGTGGCTCAAGGTACATGGGCGCATTCTGTGCGGCCTGAAGGTAAAGCTTGAGCGCGTCGTCGCGTTTGGTGAGTCCCTTGAGCGCATCCCCCATGATAAGCAACCCAGCGGGGCTTCCTGGTTTGCGCTGCAGGATGTCCCTGGCCACGCCGTAGGCCAGGGCGAACTCCACATTGCCCAGCTTTCGCTTTCCCTCGCGCACTAGCTTGCCAATTTCATCCTGAGGAACCAGGGTGTTGGCGATCTTTTCGATGAGTACGTTGAGGGAGATGGGCTTGGTGATGAAGTTGTCCGCCCCTGCTTCCACAAACTGGGCGACTTGGTCCTTGTCTCCGTCGTTGGTCAGGACAATGACCAGCATATCCTTGTAGGCGGCTTTGAGTTCCTCAAGAAAGGGAAGGGTGGAGCGGCCATCGAGGTTGGCTTCAAGAAAGAGCAGCGGGTGCTTGTCGTGCTCTCGGTATATCCGGATTTCCTTGAACGCCTTTTCCTTGTTCGGGGAGAGGCGGATGCGCTCCTGATCGATTCGGAGCTCCTTGTAGAACGACTTGCGGAAGTTGTTGTAGAAGGTTCGATCCTGGCTGATGATCAGGAACAATCCGTCGTCACCGTCCACAAAGCGGTAGACGATGTCGCTATACTTGTTGATGACGTGGTCGTCAGCCTTCAGGAGGTAGACGCTTTTGGTCTCCAACTCCTGGTGCTGCTCCTCGAT encodes the following:
- the acs gene encoding acetate--CoA ligase alpha subunit; this encodes MIDKEHLHAFFYPETVAVIGASATPGKVGHTIVANMIGAGYKGKLYPVNPKASEIEGLPVVNDIAGLPPGLDLGVISVPRQFVLPSMEALAERGTKAAIIITAGFKEVGREGYELEREIIELCERTGMALLGPNCLGMINTAVGVNASFATGQPKPGSIAFFSQSGALCVAILDWALGENIGFSKFVSLGNKAVLDEADMLDYLNRDRDTSVILGYVENVEHGDAFLEAARRTCLNKPVIMIKSGTTAAGAKAASSHTGAIAGSDQTYTAAFHQSGVIRVGDVATLFNLAQAFSSQPLPKGPNLAVVTNSGGPGILTADTADRSSLTMAALSQRTIQRLQDFLPSYAAFYNPVDIIGDADATRYRKAVDVVADDPMVHAILVLLTPTATVQIEETAEALIHTARRSGKPVFACFMGKTRVAKARDMLMEAGIPCYAFPEAAVRSIEAMYKYYIWKHRPESEYAPVERDLEQAAKVIREHERRSQPEIVEFEAQQVLRAYHLPTPATTLARSSDEAVAAAEEIGYPVVLKIASPDISHKSDVGGVKVNLQDAGEVMAAFKDITARAQRMRREAYIAGCLVQEMAPAGVKEVIIGFKRDDQFGPMLMFGLGGIYVEIMKDIAFKLAPLSRRDAFEIVREIRSYMLLKGLKGEPPVNFAALEDIILTMSQLALDFPQVLEAEFNPVLVNNERAIVADVRMTLRLKDQ
- the hslU gene encoding ATP-dependent protease ATPase subunit HslU, coding for MSNLTPREIVSELDRYIIGQNAAKRMVAIAMRNRWRRQQIEPELRDEIAPKNIILMGPTGVGKTEIARRLAKLANCPFFKVEATKFTEVGYVGRDVESMVRDLMEIGVSMVHKEEAEKVRIKAEKNAEERLLDLLLPRTKPKQSTGFFMSSPSGEIEEAEPPKDDTTREKFRQMFRQGQLDEREVELEVTVQSGAQVEIMAIPGMEEMGSNLQSAFSNMFPGKKKPRKMKIKDAYQVLIDEEADKLIDPDAVNELARERVEQQGILFVDEMDKIASRQEGAGGNSDVSREGVQRDLLPVVEGSVVNTKYGMVKTDHILFIAAGAFHFAKPSDLIPELQGRFPLREELDSLHKEEFYRILTEPKNALTVQYKALLKTEGVTVDFTKEALEEIAANAEKINEETENIGARRLYTIMEKILANLSFEAPDKSGQTVVIDREYVKEQIDDVIEDRDLSRYIL
- a CDS encoding response regulator; protein product: MTKRNRMKNVYVVKSDTTDIEEQHQELETKSVYLLKADDHVINKYSDIVYRFVDGDDGLFLIISQDRTFYNNFRKSFYKELRIDQERIRLSPNKEKAFKEIRIYREHDKHPLLFLEANLDGRSTLPFLEELKAAYKDMLVIVLTNDGDKDQVAQFVEAGADNFITKPISLNVLIEKIANTLVPQDEIGKLVREGKRKLGNVEFALAYGVARDILQRKPGSPAGLLIMGDALKGLTKRDDALKLYLQAAQNAPMYLEPLKKIVEYYREDDDEDGVLRYLERIDDLSPLHPGRKREIGEIYLGRGDIQKAATYLEESIRLTHAQRLPECVTMAVKYADEIFGRKEEAAEGLLTLCTRLARAYRVEAHWSWYNRLGMLLRRRKCWQEAVKAYGEAAIRAPEDATIPFNRGMAYVEGKDLRRAAEQFQQAIRLDSSLYEKNIEAAYIMGQVFARAHYDRDAAKVLGHIQNVRPGYKKVESILQSLKR
- a CDS encoding macro domain-containing protein, which codes for MRQYTIGTGTLFIREGDITRLDIDAIVNAANSRLAGGGGVDGAIHSAAGYMELQGACRAIIDEIGSLPAGEAVITPGFKLPAKNIIHTVGPIWRGGGQDEPRKLRNAYLNSLKLAAENGLRTIAFPAISCGVYGYPVEDAAHIALSALKEGLEAGLVGEAGMVLHGQPAYELWCSVADEVV
- a CDS encoding mechanosensitive ion channel domain-containing protein — protein: MRKFQLYLLAILLLGLFLAVPRSAVAATKAKEAVSIPADATPSQVRDIMAGLTDEQVRSLLLEELKKEAAPVEKKPEVRGLALLIHQLRNDAGLVRERFAYLFSGAAMAPRELPKALKRLVGGDAQMPVGQLLLAIAVLTLLWVVGTILFKRKTVTARKALSRLPEGAMWYNKMGRLFLRAVLDLFGVVAVGVVVLACYLAAFHGNAAKPVIIAWLVAMLFLALVKIAARFLLAPHAPSLRYLPLSDEAARYLFKWTVRLARIMATGMFVNALLRFQGSGEAVNLLVNILFGFAVAFVITLLVLWNKKPVADAIRAHSEPDGLLSQFADSWHVAAIVYVLGFWALWGLALLLFGSEVRSIGILTLLTVPAFLLADWATQRLVAFAVELAGPEEEGGEEAGDSGRRKGLHRFQRFLRQGFRILVAAATLFLLLRIWGIDIQIGREAVRAAMSILLTLVLAYIFWVFINGFIERKIKAKQPGEEHGEAGEGGGGPGGDRFSTLLQLVKKFIFAAVSVVTVLVILSSLGVDIGPLIAGASVFGIAIGFGAQTLVKDIISGIFFLMDDAFRVGDYIIVGKARGTVEAISVRSFKLRHHLGPLFTIPFGSVKEIQNMTRDWAIMKLQYLVPFDTDIQQVKKIIKKINKEIRAVPELNEFMLDDIKSQGVKAMEEYGMRMRVKFMTKPGGQFTLRKLVLAKMRKEFAEAGIEFAKPRVSVTLPSEPRLLPEEESLVAAAAAKTVEQDDKKGKK
- a CDS encoding tautomerase family protein — protein: MPFVNIRITREGATAQQKKELIKGVTRLLEEVLGKNPKTTFVIIDEVDTDNWGIGGESVTELRKR
- a CDS encoding MBL fold metallo-hydrolase yields the protein MRIVLTYIHHNCFVMKTPGRCYLFDYPNDSHLPPEAGELVARAVAGTDLTIFISHGHEDHLNSDIVSVAREASCVRYVLSDDMEEMRPEVIPPGREVLIVEPDETYRFGGLEIRTLLSNDLGVAFLVSDGKLRFYYGGDLAKWIWKAASEQERKFTSEFFRRAMERVASFSPHVAFSNVDRRLENLAGGLEAYSTAGARVFVPMHTFGDTAWLAGFKDLPGADGGDVFVYRHPGDSAEFII
- the hslV gene encoding ATP-dependent protease subunit HslV — translated: MELRGTTIVAVKDENGTAVAGDGQVTLGQAVVMKHTARKVRRIYKDKVTVGFAGATADAFTLCERFEAKLESYAGNLLRAAVELAKDWRTDKYLRKLEAMLLAADGEHVLVISGTGDVIEPDDGVAAIGSGGSYALAAARALKRNTDLSAGAIAQRAMEIASEICVYTNDNIILESQEKE
- the speB gene encoding agmatinase, with product MASKIELIGVPLDENSSYLRGAAAGPAAMVEALHCDSANLWTETGFDMAPVLLDKGSLTLPDGEAAIRAIEEAATEAGRSGTPIFLGGDHSVTYPLVKGLRRAVDDFAILHFDAHPDCYEAFEGNPYSHASPFTRIMEDGCCTRLVSVGIRTASGEQRDVRERLGIEWLEMKDRAAWPRLSFDTPVYVSFDLDVLDPAFVPGVSHHEPGGMSVREALDILHALDAPIVGADVVELNPSRDVNGVTAMVAAKILREIAGVMLRNGS